A segment of the Streptomyces sp. XD-27 genome:
TCCGGGCTGTGGAAGCGATACGGAGAGCAGGTCGCCGTCGCGGGCGTCGATCTCGCGCTGCCCGCCGGCCGGTTCATCGGCCTGGTCGGGCCCAACGGCGCGGGCAAGACCACCACCCTCTCCATGGTCACCGGTCTGCTCCGGCCCGATTCCGGCACCGTGGAGATCGCCGGTCACGACGTGTGGCGCGATCCGGTCGCGGTCAAGGCCCGGATCGGCGTCCTCCCCGAGGGCCTGCGCCTGTTCGAGCGGCTCTCCGGGCGCGAGCTTCTCGCCTACACCGGGCGGCTGCGCGGCCTGCCGGGCGACGAGGTCGACAAGCGCGCCACCCAGCTGCTGGACGTCCTGGACCTGTCGGCCGCCCAGCACAAGCTGGTGGTGGACTACTCGACCGGCATGCGCAAGAAGATCGGCCTGGCGGCCGCCCTGCTGCACAACCCCGAAGTCCTCTTCCTGGACGAGCCGTTCGAGGGCGTCGACCCGGTGTCCGCGCAGACCATCCGCGGCGTTCTGGAGCGGTACACCGGCTCCGGGGCCACCGTCGTCTTCTCCAGCCATGTGATGGAGCTGGTGGAGTCCCTGTGCGACTGGGTGGCGGTGATGGCCGCCGGGCGCATCCGCGCGCACGGGCCGCTGGCCGAGGTACGCGGCGACGCGCCGTCCCTCCAGGACGCCTTCCTGTCCCTGGTCGGCGCGGGAGACCTCGGCGCCGGCCACGACCTCGACTGGCTCGGCGGCGGCGCCCGATGAGCACGTCCTCCCCCACCTCCATATCCGACGCCCCGGACCCGGCCGCCGCGTCCTTCTCGGGCGTACCGGTCTCCGTCACCGTCCCCGTCTTCGTACGGTTGAAGCTGGCGCTGCTGCACAACGGACTGC
Coding sequences within it:
- a CDS encoding ABC transporter ATP-binding protein, whose product is MEHESAVRISGLWKRYGEQVAVAGVDLALPAGRFIGLVGPNGAGKTTTLSMVTGLLRPDSGTVEIAGHDVWRDPVAVKARIGVLPEGLRLFERLSGRELLAYTGRLRGLPGDEVDKRATQLLDVLDLSAAQHKLVVDYSTGMRKKIGLAAALLHNPEVLFLDEPFEGVDPVSAQTIRGVLERYTGSGATVVFSSHVMELVESLCDWVAVMAAGRIRAHGPLAEVRGDAPSLQDAFLSLVGAGDLGAGHDLDWLGGGAR